The Chaetodon auriga isolate fChaAug3 chromosome 3, fChaAug3.hap1, whole genome shotgun sequence genome has a window encoding:
- the nek1 gene encoding serine/threonine-protein kinase Nek1 isoform X2 gives MDKYEKVKKIGEGSFGKAVLVKSKEDGRQYVIKEIGISGMSSKERQESRKEVAVLANMSHPNIVQYKESFEEGGCLYIVMDYCEGGDLFKKINSQKGVLFSEEQIMDWFVQICLALKHVHDRKILHRDIKSQNIFLTKDGTVQLGDFGIARVLNSTVELARTCIGTPYYLSPEICENKPYNNKSDIWALGCVLYEMCTLKHAFEAGNMKNLVLKIIRGSYPPVSVHYSQELRSLLAQLFKRNPRERPSVSSILDKAFLACRIERFLTPQIIAQEFHHAFLHKQPKVGAVQGPPAKRSAPGSIPLVPAQKITKPASKYGVPLTVRKVSDAAKKPAERKPAVKHKPAPLPAAPQRRVSQVEEERKKHEDGMRKKRMELIEKERKQREQMFLLKADQMKRYEKEKINRINQAREQGWKHVLSSSGGSSPERKCYVGGGKRAVPGQGLPPAPVPSKSSYEHYHAALDQMAKPQPKVISREGSSAGPSSPIRVPASAGPVRPNGPARLLNPDAIKRELQRLQHVSKQAHFSRQCGQMAPGRAYQVEEFLQRKREAMLNKVRAEGQLGTRQNLAAIYGSRAGSLRCRRPRANKEEEEYLSRLRQIRLQNFNERQKIKARLRGEKYDSDGSDSQESSEEAELRRKKIEALKAQANARAAVLKEQLEKKRKEAYEREKRAWEDHLAARGVKVGMAAGNAAAAAAVAVSSTSDSPLPQPSPSQPDTAAKAPALPASKPQSTPAISMTAALKNVGTTTPLKESVPEPETAAETVIQSEKKQILRRLNQNLKAQSPVEEVEESRSPPAETSPAPQQNQSDTEKRPPSNGDQKKWDAAELPEPLVAQQTLEETCATVSEDRPCSGGERKKWEAGVPLVLSVAQQTLEQTCITTIEQTAGEVIWMGGLHEGAPRKVWGVSPDHQVLRVLQEAELQPLTQQLENATICEEDLSGSDKPNQTRAAEIPKEAMPSKPAPSAVVQSPEVQQGSAHTTEASRQEMSAAAAAERVPTNLTETPDPADVESVVFEETPKQASRPPAGVQQAWEQEAQQPMPPEGTTRPGGTKEAEKSAEKPAESCGSAQCEEPLFMKLCSPAHRRTAALAILSAQSSMDESSSSLASRSRSVSPLRSKQHDALLIGLSTGMFDANNPKMLRTCSLPDLSRLFSPQQDSAVTNANVAPDNNLEIEDLDEAAKDDDQSEPEDAYEDEDLRDIRASMERLLQEEGDLMRSSPEVGAGDFNRIPPEAGDQELFNRIAAEIDQDNNQMAVDDDEDDEEDEDDDEEEEEEEEEGEEGEEDEDEECSNGSPGDEEAGELLTNGVGEENHSNNSQLNEEWHSDGSGEDQGVGAVYHDSIFSRLEELRFNLEQQMGFEKFIEAYNKIKAIHEDEDENIDLGSSLVLSILGTEHQHLYPNILHLVMADGAYQEDNDE, from the exons ATGGACAAGTACGAAAAGGTGAAGAAGATCGGGGAAGGCTCATTTGGAAAGGCCGTCCTGGTCAAATCCAAAGAGGATGGACGCCAATATGTCATCAAGGAGATTGGCATATCTGGA ATGTCAAGTAAAGAGAGGCAGGAGTCTCGGAAAGAAGTTGCCGTTCTTGCCAACATGAGTCATCCCAACATTGTCCAGTATAAGGAGTCTTTTGAAG AGGGGGGCTGCCTGTATATTGTGATGGACTACTGTGAGGGAGGAGACCTCTTCAAGAAGATCAACTCTCAGAAAGGAGTTCTGTTCTCAGAAGAGCAA ATCATGGATTGGTTTGTTCAGATTTGCCTGGCACTAAAGCACGTACATGATCGAAAAATCCTCCACAGGGACATCAAATCACAG AACATATTTTTGACAAAGGATGGGACTGTACAGCTCGGAGACTTTGGAATTGCAAGGGTGCTGAACAG CACTGTAGAACTGGCAAGAACATGTATAGGAACACCTTATTACCTTTCACCAGAGATCTGCGAAAACAAACCGTACAACAACAAAAG tgaTATTTGGGCCCTAGGGTGTGTCCTATATGAAATGTGCACTCTTAAGCATGCA TTTGAGGCTGGCAACATGAAGAACCTAGTCCTGAAGATCATCCGTGGCTCGTACCCTCCCGTGTCTGTTCACTACTCCCAAGAACTGCGCTCTCTCTTGGCACAGCTGTTTAAACGCAACCCTCGAGAGAGGCCCTCAGTCAGCAGCATACTGGACAAGGCTTTCCTGGCCTGTAGGATAGAAAGGTTCCTCACACCACAG ATTATTGCTCAGGAATTCCACCATGCTTTTCTTCACAAGCAGCCTAAAGTGGGTGCAGTGCAGGGGCCACCAG CCAAACGTTCTGCCCCTGGCTCCATACCGCTCGTCCCAGCCCAGAAGATTACCAAACCAGCCAGCAAATACGGAGTGCCTTTAACTGTGAGGAAGGTGTCAGACGCAGCCAAaaagcctgcagagaggaaaccGGCTGTGAAGCACAAACCG GCCCCTCTCCCAGCAGCCCCCCAGAGGAGAGTGAGTcaagtggaggaagagaggaaaaaacatgag GACGgcatgagaaagaaaaggatggaGCTGATTGAGAAGgaaaggaagcagagagagcag ATGTTCCTGCTGAAAGCCGACCAAATGAAGCGATATGAAAAGGAGAAG ATCAATCGGATAAACCAAGCCAGAGAGCAAGGCTGGAAGCACGTCCTGAGTTCTAGTGGAGGCAGCAGCCCAGAGAGGAAG tgttaTGTAGGTGGTGGAAAGAGGGCTGTCCCGGGTCAGGGTCTTCCTCCGGCCCCTGTCCCGAGCAAAAGCTCGTATGAACACTACCACGCTGCTCTGGACCAAATGGCTAAACCGCAGCCTAAAGTCATCAGCAGAGAGGGATCCTCAGCAGGACCCAGCAGCCCCATTCG TGTTCCGGCCTCTGCTGGCCCGGTGCGGCCCAACGGCCCCGCACGACTCCTCAACCCTGATGCAATCAAGAGGGaactgcagaggctgcagcacGTTTCCAAACAAGCCCACTTTAGTAG GCAGTGTGGTCAGATGGCTCCTGGGCGGGCCTATCAGGTCGAGGAGTTTTTACAGCGGAAGAGAGAAGCCATGCTCAACAAAGTGCGTGCTGAGGGACAGCTG GGTACTCGGCAAAACCTGGCTGCAATCTATGGAAGCCGGGCCGGTTCTCTTCGGTGCAGGAGGCCCAGAGccaacaaagaggaggag GAGTACTTGTCAAGACTCAGGCAGATCCGCTTGCAGAACTTCAATGAGCGTCAGAAGATCAAAGCCCGGCTCAGAGGAGAGAAg tatgaCAGTGATGGTTCTGACAGCCAGGAGTCCAGCGAGGAGGCAGAGCTCAGGAGAAAGAAGATAGAGGCTTTAAAA GCCCAGGCGAATGCCcgtgctgctgtgctgaaagAGCAGctagagaagaagaggaaggaagcctatgagagagaaaagagagcttGGGAGGACCAC CTTGCAGCTCGGGGGGTGAAGGTTGGCATGGCAGCAGGAAAcgcagcggcggcagcagcagtagcagtatcATCTACCTCTGACAGTCCTCTTCCACAGCCCAGTCCCTCTCAGCCAGACACAGCTGCCAAAGCTCCAGCCCTGCCTGCATCCAAACCCCAGTCCACCCCGGCTATATCCATGACTGCTGCCCTGAAGAATGTTGGAACG ACTACTCCACTAAAAGAAAGTGTGCCGGAGCCCGAGACTGCTGCAGAGACGGTCATtcag AGTGAGAAGAAGCAGATTCTGCGCAGGCTTAACCAGAACCTAAAAGCCCAGAGCccggtggaggaggtggaggagtcgCGTTCACCGCCTGCAGAAACAAGTCCTGCACCTCAGCAGAACCAGTCGGACACAGAGAAGCGTCCCCCTTCGAACGGAGACCAAAAGAAATGGGATGCAGCAGAACTGCCTGAACCTCTTGTGGCTCAGCAAACCTTAGAGGAAACTTGTGCCACAGTAAGCG aAGACAGGCCATGTTCTGGTGGAGAGCGGAAGAAGTGGGAGGCAGGAGTTCCACTTGTTCTCTCCGTGGCCCAACAAACACTAGAGCAGACATGCATCACGACCATCG agcaaacagcaggtGAAGTGATATGGATGGGTGGGCTGCATGAAGGAGCCCCTCGGAAGGTGTGGGGAGTGAGTCCAGACCATCAGGTGCTGAGAGTGcttcaggaggcagagctgcagcctctcaccCAGCAGCTGGAGAACGCCACCATCTGCGAGGAAGACTTGTCAGGCTCTG ATAAGCCTAACCAGACAAGAGCAGCTGAGATACCTAAAGAAGCGATGCCCTCTAAACCAGCGCCGTCTGCTGTGGTTCAGAGCCCAGAGGTTCAGCAGGGGAGCGCACACACCACAGAGGCCTCACGTCAGGAGATGTCTGCAGCCGCTGCAGCAGAACGAGTGCCAACAAACCTCACTGAGACTCCGG ATCCAGCAGATGTGGAGTCAGTGGTTTTTGAGGAGACACCTAAGCAGGCGTCACGTCCCCCAGCTGGTGTGCAGCAGGCATGGGAGCAGGAAGCCCAGCAGCCAAT GCCACCAGAGGGTACCACAAGACCAGGAGGCACTAAGGAGGCCGAGAAGAGCGCAGAGAAACCAGCTGAATCATGCG GCTCAGCCCAGTGCGAGGAGCCCCTGTTTATGAAGTTGTGTTCCCCGGCCCACCGACGCACCGCTGCCCTTGCAATCCTCTCGGCTCAGTCCTCCATGGATGAATCATCGTCCTCTCTGGCCTCTCGCTCGCGCTCAGTCTCACCTCTGCGCTCCAAACAGCACGACGCGCTCCTCATCGGCCTCTCCACGGGCATGTTTGATGCAAACAACCCCAAG ATGCTGCGGACGTGCTCTCTACCAGACCTCAGCCGTCTCTTCAGCCCTCAGCAGGACTCGGCGGTGACTAATGCTAACGTTGCCCCAGACAACAACCTGGAAATCGAGGACCTGGATGAGGCAGCTAAAGATGACGACCAGTCAGAGCCTGAAGA TGCCTATGAGGATGAAGACCTGCGGGACATCCGCGCCTCCATGGAGAGGCTGCTGCAAGAAGAGGGCGACTTAATGAGGAGCTCCCCAGAGGTCGGTGCTGGAGACTTCAACAGAATCCCCCCAGAGGCTGGAGACCAAGAGCTTTTCAACCGGATAGCAGCTGAGATCGATCAGGACAACAATCAGATGGCTGTCGATGACGACGAGGAcgatgaggaggacgaggatgatgacgaagaggaggaggaggaggaggaagaaggcgaggagggcgaggaggacgaggacgaggaaTGCTCTAATGGGAGTCCTGGTGATGAAGAAGCAGGGGAGCTGCTTACCAACGGTGTGGGAGAGGAGAACCACAGTAATAACAGCCAGCTCAATGAGGAGTGGCATTCAG ATGGCAGCGGAGAGGACCAGGGCGTAGGGGCGGTGTATCACGACAGCATCTTCAGTCGTCTGGAAGAACTTCGCTTCAACCTGGAACAGCAGATGGGCTTTGAGAAGTTCATTGAGGCCTACAATAAGATTAAG GCTAtacatgaagatgaagatgagaacATTGACCTGGGCTCCAGTTTGGTGTTGAGCATCTTGGGCACCGAGCACCAACATCTGTATCCCAACATCCTGCATCTCGTGATGGCAGATGGCGCATACCAAGAGG ATAATGATGAATAA